The Lepisosteus oculatus isolate fLepOcu1 chromosome 4, fLepOcu1.hap2, whole genome shotgun sequence genome window below encodes:
- the LOC138238133 gene encoding erythroid membrane-associated protein-like, whose product MSSTIKDRIINSLGSLDSDRLKRFKEKLIDMGKDGQFPRVEVINCDTIDLATRLINVFEEDGAVNKTITILRGLHENKIASDLEGKMEHGRLAVDLEFERARRNAVDVTLDPRTAHPHLILSEDGKQVRHGDTRQDLPNNPERFTSCVDVLGKDGFTSGRHYWEVKVKNKSAWTLGVVRESIKRKGQITLCPEAGIWTVWLRGGTYTANSTVPVDLRLAQKPQKVGVCVDYEEGQVSFYNVEARSHMFTFYDTFREKIYPFFSPCTNDGGENSAPLIITPVSPPE is encoded by the exons ATGAGCTCAACCATCAAGGACCGGATCATCAACAGCCTGGGTAGTCTGGATTCAGACAGGTTGAAGAGATTCAAGGAGAAGCTCATTGACATGGGAAAAGATGGCCAGTTCCCTAGAGTAGAAGTCATCAACTGTGATACGATAGACCTGGCAACACGTCTgattaatgtctttgaggaAGATGGCGCAGTTAATAAGACAATTACAATTCTGCGTGGCCTTCACGAAAACAAAATCGCTTCAGATCTGGAAGGGAAGATGGAACATG GCCGGCTTGCTGTGGACCTGG AATTTGAGAGGGCACGCAGGAATGCAG TGGACGTGACTCTGGACCCCAGAACAGCTCATCCCCATCTCATCCTGTCTGAGGATGGCAAACAAGTCAGACATGGTGACACACGACAGGATCTCCCCAACAATCCAGAGagatttacttcctgtgtcgaTGTCCTGGGAAAGGATGGGTTCACCTCAGGTcgacactactgggaggtgaAGGTGAAAAATAAGTCCGCCTGGACTTTAGGAGTCGTCAGAGAGTCCATCAAAAGGAAGGGGCAGATCACACTATGCCCTGAGGCTGGCATCTGGACTGTGTGGCTGAGGGGTGGGACGTACACAGCAAATTCCACTGTCCCTGTTGACCTCCGGCTGGCCCAGAAGCCCCAAAaggtgggggtgtgtgtggattACGAGGAGGGGCAGGTCTCCTTCTACAACGTGGAGGCCAGGTCCCACATGTTCACCTTTTACGACACCTTCAGGGAGAAGATCTACCCGTTCTTCAGCCCCTGTACCAATGATGGGGGTGAAAACTCAGCCCCTCTGATCATCACTCCTGTCAGTCCCCCTGAGTGA